One genomic window of Magnolia sinica isolate HGM2019 chromosome 3, MsV1, whole genome shotgun sequence includes the following:
- the LOC131238753 gene encoding CASP-like protein 1C2 yields MAKPTKISAFVLRLLAMVVTLTATVVMATSRQHTTVYGIPVDAKFQCTPAFRFFVIANAIGSVYSLLVLFLPSKSLLWRMVVALDVVITMLLTASIAAAVAIGFIGKKGDSHAGWLPICDRVPKFCNHVTGAMVLGFCGALLYMSLLLHAIQTVLNPLLL; encoded by the exons ATGGCCAAGCCTACCAAGATAAGTGCTTTCGTATTGAGGTTGTTGGCCATGGTCGTGACTCTCACTGCAACTGTGGTTATGGCGACGAGCCGTCAGCATACGACTGTCTACGGCATACCCGTCGACGCTAAGTTTCAGTGCACACCGGCATTCAG GTTTTTCGTTATTGCCAATGCAATTGGAAGCGTCTATAgccttctagttctatttcttcCTTCTAAGAGCTTGCTCTGGCGAATGGTCGTGGCATTGGATGTG GTAATCACGATGCTGCTGACGGCGAGCATCGCTGCGGCGGTAGCGATCGGGTTCATCGGCAAGAAAGGAGACTCCCATGCAGGTTGGCTGCCTATATGTGACCGGGTTCCCAAGTTCTGCAACCATGTGACTGGGGCCATGGTTCTTGGCTTTTGTGGTGCCTTGCTCTACATGTCTCTCCTTCTCcatgcaatccagaccgtccttaATCCTCTTCTTCTATAA